From a region of the Daphnia magna isolate NIES linkage group LG1, ASM2063170v1.1, whole genome shotgun sequence genome:
- the LOC116917643 gene encoding AKT-interacting protein homolog A — protein sequence MEFRNIASTEAHFLDKDTQEVMSKYQPVFMEYSILAEYNALRDQSKILQDVYVMPSSKDPLHWFGLIFLRSGCYAGAVFRFNIFIGKNFPQTDIPNIVFAPPIFHPKVDPVSGYMETRSSFGKWQVGVHHVWHLLLYIKKSLLVIDNRDSVNQVAADLFTHDRSEFQTRATECIMECKERLNDSNQYSSDPHYLRFSPYNPNIHGTFRKAVLANAKSSGSTSAGKSLSWVKPGSLQPCSSQD from the exons ATGGAATTCCGAAATATAGCTTCTACAGAGGCACACTTTTTGGACAAAGATACCCAAGAGGTCATGAGTAAATACCAACCAGTTTTTATGGAGTATTCAATTTTAGCTGAATA CAATGCTCTGAGAGACCAAtccaaaattttacaagaTGTATATGTGATGCCTTCCTCTAAAGATCCCTTGC ATTGGTTTGGCCTTATATTTCTGAGGAGTGGTTGCTATGCAGGAGCAGTATTTCGCTTTAACATTTTTATAGGCAAAAACTTTCCCCAGACTGACATTCCT AACATCGTTTTCGCGCCCCCAATATTCCACCCTAAAGTGGACCCTGTTTCGGGTTACATGGAGACCCGATCGTCCTTTGGGAAGTGGCAAGTCGGTGTGCACCATGTATGGCACTTGTTACTGTACATAAAGAAATCTTTACTCGTGATTGATAATCGCGATTCAGTGAATCAAGTCGCTGCTGATTT GTTCACGCACGATCGCTCCGAGTTTCAGACGAGAGCTACCGAATGCATTATGGAATGCAAAGAACGTCTAAATGATTCCAATCAATACTCAAGTGATCCACACTATTTGAGATTTTCGCCATACAATCCTAACATTCATGGAACTTTCCGCAAAGCTGTTCTTGCTAATGCCAAATCAAGTGGCTCAACATCTGCGGGGAAATCCCTTTCTTGGGTAAAACCCGGTTCGCTGCAACCCTGTTCTAGTCAGGATTGA
- the LOC116917659 gene encoding acyl-protein thioesterase 1, which translates to MAGKVIIEASAKHTATVIFFHGLGDTGHGWASSLAEIKPAFVKLVCPTAPTIPVTLNSGFRMPAWFDLKGLDLSAGEDTEGIQRAAASVHSLIEDEIKGGIPSNRIIIGGFSQGGALSLYSSLVTQHTLGGVVALSCWLPLRDSFPAKIVGNTETPIIMCHGDSDPIVPHRWGEQSAALFKKFNKSVEFRTYRNLAHSSSDEEMRDVKAFIMRNLA; encoded by the exons ATGGCTGGCAAAGTTATCATCGAGGCTTCCGCAAAACATACTGCCACG GTCATATTCTTTCACGGACTCGGAGACACGGG TCATGGTTGGGCCAGCTCTTTG gCTGAAATCAAACCAGCATTCGTTAAGTTGGTCTGCCCGACTGC GCCAACAATTCCAGTCACATTGAATTCTGGTTTTAGGATGCCAGCATG GTTTGATCTCAAGGGCCTTGACTTAAGTGCTGGTGAGGATACTGAAGGTATCCAGAGAGCTGCGGCCTCAGTCCATAGTCTCATTGAAGATGAGATCAAGGGTGGTATTCCATCCAACCGCATCATTATTGGGGGCTTCTCTCAAGGAGGAGCCCTATCTCTATATTCTTCCCTAGTCACCCAGCACACCCTAGGTGGTGTTGTGGCTCTGTCTTGCTGGCTTCCGTTACGTGACAGTTTCCCGGCC AAAATTGTCGGCAACACGGAAACTCCCATTATTATGTGTCACGGGGATTCTGACCCTATCGTTCCTCATCGGTGGGGAGAGCAAAGTGCAGCGCTTTTCAAGAAATTCAACAAATCGGTTGAATTTCGTACGTACAGAAATTTGGCCCATTCGTCTTCCGATGAG GAAATGAGGGATGTAAAGGCATTCATAATGCGTAACTTAGCTTAG
- the LOC116932030 gene encoding potassium voltage-gated channel protein Shaw: MALDGENRIVLNVGGIRFETYKTTLKKIPATRLSRLTEALVNYDPILNEYFFDRHPGVFSQILNYYRTGKLHYPSHVCGPLFEEELEFWGLDSNQVEPCCWMTYTVHRDTQQTLAILDKLDIETEKPTEEEIARKFGYEEDYLAGRLSLWQRFKPATWSLFDEPYSSLPAKGVAVISVFFICVSVLSFCLKTHPSMRVPFLRNITVSGPGNSSYFLLDKVKTEPHEAFFYVELVCNIWFTLEISIRFVVSPDKCEFLQSPVNVIDLVATLSFYTDMLLQELAHHVDNADILEFFSIIRILRLFKLTRHSPGLKILIHTFKASAKELTLLVFFLMLGIVIFASLVYYGERLQVNPHNDFKSIPEGLWWAIVTMTTVGYGDMAPKTYAGMFVGALCALAGVLTISLPVPVIVSNFSMFYSHTQARSKLPKRRRRVLPVEQPRNRKQRIPDRTSNNQQQQTRVDGIGRRFAAGTTKLTQPFINRLGYLNGSTSESPAVVVAPLGGVTSKIPGSLLRVNTGGGDLHSKTLHVPVIVASSPPPAHQDIVSFRSQDCGSSGNGKSGQTYAL, translated from the exons ATGGCGCTGGATGGAGAGAATCGGATCGTTCTCAATGTGGGTGGAATCCGCTTCGAGACTTACAAGAcgacattgaaaaaaattccagCCACTAGATTATCAAGACTGACAGAAGCTCTCGTCAATTACGACCCTATTCTTAATGAATATTTCTTCGATCGTCATCCGGGCGTTTTTTCGCAAATCCTCAACTATTACCGCACAGGCAAACTCCATTATCCGTCTCACGTTTGCGGTCCTCTATTTGAAGAAGAACTCGAATTCTGGGGTCTCGATTCCAATCAAGTGGAGCCTTGTTGTTGGATGACTTACACTGTCCATCGTGACACTCag CAAACGCTGGCCATTTTGGACAAACTGGACATTGAAACGGAGAAGCCAACAGAAGAAGAGATTGCTCGCAAATTCGGTTACGAAGAGGATTACCTTGCCGGACGCCTTA GTTTATGGCAGAGATTTAAACCAGCCACATGGTCGCTATTTGACGAGCCCTACTCTTCGCTACCGGCCAAG GGAGTGGCAGTCATTTCCGTCTTCTTCATCTGTGTCTCTGTCCTCTCGTTTTGTCTGAAAACACATCCGAGCATGCGAGTGCCCTTTCTCCGCAATATTACTGTCAGCGGACCGGGCAATTCATCCTACTTCTTGCTGGACAAGGTGAAAACTG AACCGCACGAGGCTTTCTTCTACGTCGAGCTG GTCTGCAATATCTGGTTCACGCTGGAGATTTCCATTCGGTTCGTCGTCAG TCCCGACAAATGCGAGTTTCTGCAGTCGCCTGTCAACGTCATCGATCTGGTAGCAACGCTGTCATTCTACACCGACATGCTCTTGCAG GAACTGGCCCATCATGTCGACAATGCGGACATCCTCGAATTTTTCTCCATCATCCGCATTCTGCGTTTGTTTAAATTGACCCGACATTCTCCCGGTCTCAAGATCCTC ATTCACACGTTCAAAGCGTCGGCAAAAGAATTGACGTTGCTCGTCTTTTTCTTGATGCTGGGCATCGTCATCTTCGCCAGTCTTGTCTATTACGGCGAACGACTGCAAGTCAATCCACACAACGATTTCAAA AGCATCCCCGAAGGTCTTTGGTGGGCTATCGTAACTATGACTACCGTCGGTTATGGAGATATGGCACCTAAAACAT ATGCCGGGATGTTTGTAGGTGCTTTATGCGCCTTGGCCGGCGTGCTGACCATTTCTCTGCCCGTGCCTGTCATCGTCTCCAATTTCTCCATGTTTTACAGCCACACGCAGGCTCGATCGAAACTGCCAAAGCGAAGACGGAGGGTGTTGCCCGTCGAGCAGCCGCGAAATCGGAAGCAGAGGATACCCGATCGGACTAGCAAtaatcaacaacagcaaaccAGGGTGGATGGAATCGGACGTCGCTTTGCTGCTGGCACCACAAAATTGACGCAACCTTTCATCAATAGACTcg gctacCTTAACGGCTCGACTTCTGAGAGTCCAGCAGTTGTTGTTGCGCCACTTGGCGGTGTAACATCCAAAATTCCTGGGTCACTACTACGGGTAAACACTGGAGGCGGAGATTTACATTCCAAGACTCTTCACG TGCCAGTGATTGTGGCCAGCAGTCCGCCTCCGGCTCATCAAGATATCGTCAGTTTCAGAAGTCAAGATTGTGGGTCTTCTGGTAATGGCAAATCTGGACAAACCTATGCTTTATAA
- the LOC116931985 gene encoding gamma-aminobutyric acid type B receptor subunit 1, protein MSEFRFMIFLVIVLATVTHCHKWPPKTKVLHIGGIFPINGTEGWQGGMACQPSAMMALEDVNSRSDLLPGYKLKLHWNDSECEPGLGALVMYDLLYKPPQKLMLLAGCSTVCTTVAEAAKMWNLVVLSYGASSPALSNRQRFPTLFRTHPSATVHNPTRVKILQNFGWSRIAILQQAEEVFISTVEDLETRCRESGIEIVTRQSFLNDPSESVRNLRRQDARIIVGLFYVVAARRVLCEMYKQGLYGSSYVWFFIGWYEDNWYEANLAQEKIECTREQMKEAAEGHLTTEALNWNQDNQKTISGMTVEDYRKRLNAELLKNSHDVTVRFPDGYQEAPLAYDAVWAVALALNRTMHRLAERGRSLDDFTYNDAVSAGEIYSAMNATQFLGVSGTVAFSSKGDRIAWTLIEQMIHGQYNKVGYYDTQTDNLTWLAEARWIGGKIPQDRTIIIDKLRTVSFGLFVTMSLVSSVGIAAAIGLIIFNLVYREQKLIELSQPACNNVMLVGIVLLLSSVILLGMDGDTVPVIHFPVVCQLRAWLLCLGFTLAFGAMFSKVWRVHRQSTKSKEETNKMKDKKSRTQSAKSKVDWVLVGLSFIDVIILTIWAIVDPQIRTVENFQLENPTDTEKDIKIRPSMEHCESKHQNIWLGVVYGYKGLLLIFGLFLAYETRSMKVRSINDSRYVGMSIYNVVVLCLITAPVSLVISSQADASFAFVTAALAFCCFISMALIFVPKVVEVVRNPDRPGDGDDETDQTVSKEEEERYRKLQQENEQLQQLIASREHKLKLLNHRLLERNASVNVNGITPSPIVSASNNTTVSTPPMSGSTRTTTIHLPPAKKNSEVRFSTSSMEMLPNKTRVGVGIMKIHCTETIVTDTASTATPTTLVFNEQVVDGSGDDQEEYEEECVAGVELIEKITDSPMFQRGGAARSPEESYL, encoded by the exons ATGTCAGAATTCCGCTTTATGATTTTCCTAGTCATTGTTCTTGCTACTGTTACCCATTGCCACAAATGGCCTCCTAAAACTAAAGTCCTTCATATTGGAGGAATTTTCCCTATAAATGGAACTGAGGGATGGCAAGGAGGCATG GCTTGCCAACCTTCAGCTATGATGGCTCTGGAGGATGTAAATTCCAGATCTGATCTTCTGCCAGGGTATAAACTCAAATTACATTGGAATGACAGTGAA TGTGAGCCAGGACTAGGAGCCTTGGTTATGTATGACCTCTTGTACAAACCTCCACAGAAACTTATGCTACTGGCAGGATGCTCCACAGTATGCACAACTGTAGCTGAAGCAGCTAAAATGTGGAACCTTGTTGTG cTATCTTATGGTGCCAGCTCACCGGCGCTTTCCAATCGCCAACGGTTTCCCACACTGTTTCGGACTCATCCTTCAGCCACTGTTCACAACCCAACACGTGTAAAAATTCTGCAAAATTTTGGTTGGTCACGAATAGCTATTCTGCAACAGGCCGAAGAGGTTTTCATTTCG ACTGTGGAGGACCTGGAAACCCGATGCAGGGAATCGGGAATTGAAATAGTAACTCGGCAGAGTTTTCTGAATGATCCTAGCGAGTCCGTCCGTAACCTCCGTCGCCAG GACGCTCGAATTATTGTAGGTTTATTTTACGTCGTAGCTGCACGCAGGGTCTTGTGCGAAATGTATAAACAGGGCCTGTACGGCTCTAGTTAcgtttggtttttcattggCTGGTACGAGGACAACTGGTACGAGGCCAATCTTGCCCAGGAGAAAATCGAATGCACCCGCGAGCAAATGAAAGAAGCAGCTGAAGGTCACCTGACTACCGAAGCCCTCAACTGGAATCAAGATAACCAAAAGACCATATCTGGCATG ACAGTGGAAGATTATCGCAAGCGTCTGAACGCTGAGCTACTAAAAAACAGCCACGATGTTACGGTCCGTTTTCCAGATGGGTATCAAGAAGCACCGCTTGCTTATGATGCGGTTTGGGCCGTTGCTCTCG CACTCAACCGAACAATGCATCGTCTAGCTGAAAGAGGCCGATCACTCGACGATTTTACCTACAACGATGCCGTTAGCGCCGGTGAAATTTATTCTGCCATGAACGCTACACAGTTTCTCGGAGTTTCG GGAACAGTGGCTTTCAGTTCAAAAGGCGATCGAATAGCCTGGACTTTGATTGAGCAAATGATCCATGGTCAATACAACAAGGTAGGGTATTACGATACCCAAACGGACAATTTGACTTGGTTAGCTGAAGCGCGTTGGATTGGCGGAAAAATCCCGCAAGATCGAACTATTATCATTG acAAACTAAGGACTGTGTCGTTTGGTCTATTTGTTACCATGAGTCTCGTCTCCAGCGTTGGCATTGCTGCCGCCATTGGTCTCATCATTTTCAACCTAGTCTATCGTGAACAAAA GTTGATTGAGCTTTCTCAGCCAGCATGCAATAATGTTATGCTTGTTGGCATTGTATTGCTTCTGAGTAGTGTCATTCTACTCGGAATGGATGGCGACACTGTACCAGTAATTCATTTCCCCGTAGTTTGTCAACTAAGGGCTTGGCTCCTTTGTCTCGGATTTACTTTGGCATTTGGTGCCATGTTTTCTAAAGTGTGGAGGGTTCATCG GCAATCCACTAAATCAAAGGAAGAAACTAATAAAATGAAGGACAAGAAAAGTCGAACTCAGTCCGCTAAATCTAAG GTCGATTGGGTGTTGGTCGGATTAAGCTTTATTGACGTCATCATCCTCACAATTTGGGCCATTGTCGATCCTCAAATCCGCACGGTGGAGAATTTCCAATTAGAGAATCCCACCGACACGGAAAAGGACATCAAAATACGGCCCAGCATGGAGCACTGCGAAAGCAAACATCAAAACATTTGGCTAg GTGTCGTGTACGGCTACAAAGGGCTATTGCTGatttttggtttatttctGGCTTACGAAACGCGTAGCATGAAAG TCCGCTCGATTAATGATTCTCGCTACGTCGGCATGTCCATTTACAACGTCGTCGTCCTTTGCTTGATTACGGCTCCCGTTAGTCTGGTCATTTCTTCGCAGGCGGACGCTAGTTTCGCGTTCGTGACAGCAGCATTAGCGTTTTGTTGCTTCATTTCCATGGCGCTCATCTTCGTACCTAAA GTGGTCGAAGTGGTGCGCAATCCGGACAGACCGGGAGACGGCGATGACGAGACGGACCAAACAGTTTCCAAAGAGGAGGAAGAACGCTATCGAAAACTGCAGCAAGAAAATGAGCAGCTTCAGCAGCTGATTGCGTCCCGTGAACACAAGCTCAAGCTGCTCAATCATCGTCTGCTTGAGCGAAACGCGTCGGTCAATGTCAATGGAATCACGCCAAGTCCCATCGTCAGCGCCTCAAACAACACGACCGTTTCCACTCCGCCCATGAGTGGATCAACGCGAACTACAACTATTCATCTCCCTCCGGCCAAGAAAAATAG TGAGGTCAGATTTTCCACCTCCTCCATGGAAATGCTACCTAACAAGACGCGCGTCGGTGTCGGGATAATGAAGATCCATTGTACCGAGACAATCGTGACAGATACGGCTTCGACAGCCACGCCTACGACGTTAGTGTTCAACGAGCAAGTCGTGGATGGCAGTGGAGATGATCAGGAAGAATACGAGGAAGAATGCGTGGCTGGTGTTGAATTGATTGAGAAAATCACAGATAGTCCCATGTTCCAAC GAGGAGGAGCGGCCCGTAGTCCAGAAGAATCTTATCTATGA